From the genome of Ralstonia insidiosa:
GCACGTGCGTTCAGTCGGACAAGCTGGTCATCAACGTCAACCTGCAGGACGCGCGCATAAGCGCGGATCAGCCCCTTGGCGAACGTCATGTCCGGCAACGCGCTGACATCAGCGGCCTCCACGGCCAACAGCTTGCCCGGTGCCACCTTCAGGCGCGTGGCGAGGTCTTCCACCGTCAGGCGCTGGTGCTCCCGGCCAGCGCGCAGGCGTTCAGCAATCTCGCGCAGCGCATCATCACGCTCCGGCGATACGGCCGCGGGCGAACCCGAGGCAGGCGCGGCACCTTGAGAAAGGTCGGCGGCGCTTGCCACGTCGCGGTCAGTCATCCCATGCTCCTCGTTCGAAAGCCGCCTCTTCGGGCGCATTGGGGAAACGGCGCTGCAGTTGCGCGCTCCATGCATTCTGTTGCGAGACATCGCCCACGCGGCGCGCGATGCGTGCGCCCAGCCACAAGCTCTCTGCCGTCGGATTGCCGCGGCTGTTCACGCGTTCGACGAATGGCATGGCACGCGCATACTCGCGGCGCTTGTAGTAAAGCTGCGCCAACGTCATGTTGGTCAGCAGACTGTTGGCATCGATATAAGTGGCGCGGGTGAGGCTCTTCTCCGCGCTATCCAGATCGCCCTGGCGCATCTGGCAAACACCCAGGTTGGTCCACGGCTTGGCCGGGCTGCCCGCTGCCGGCGCCTCGATGGCCTGACGCAGCATCGCCATACCTTGATCGGGCTTGCCACCCTGCGAGCACAGGAACCAGCCGTAGTTGTTCAGCAGATCGCCGTCTTGTGGCGTCGCGGCCAGGGCACTACGGAAACTGTCGTCTGCCTGCTCGCGTTGGCCCAAATTCATGTAAGCCAGCGCACGAATGTGATACGCACCCGGCACGCTCGGGTCGATCGCAATGGCGTTCTTGATCTCTTCAAGCGCGGTTGCAGCCTGGCCGGCTTCCAGATATTGCGTTGCAAGCTGCAATCGGATCGCAGCACGACGGCCGATGTCTGCCTTTTGATCGGGGACGGTCGAAACTTCTCGTGTCTGTGTCTGGACCGGCGGCGGCAATGCGCATCCGGCGGCTGCCAGCGTGAAGACCAAACTGACAGCAGTCGACCAACGCTTCATGCGGTACCCATGCGGTGAGTGGAGTCGGCCCCAACCACGGGGATCTCGACGATCTTGCCAAACTTGCCGCGCTCAGCCAAGCGCGTGCGATCCTTGACCTCGCCAGCCAGTTGGCCGCAGGCCGCATCAATGTCGTCGCCACGCGTCTTGCGGATCGTGGTGACGATGCCGGCGTCCAGCAGCACCTGCGAGAAACGGCGGATCTGCTCGTTGTTCGAGCGCTTCAACCCGGACTCGGGGAACGGATTGAACGGGATCAGGTTGAACTTGCAAGGCACGTCAGCTACGACGCGCAGCAATTCGCGAGCGTGCTCGACGGTGTCATTGACGCCATCCAGCATGCAATATTCGAAGGTGATGAAATCACGCGGCGCGAACTCGAGATAGCGGCGGCAGGCTGCCATCAGTTCGGCCAACGGGTACTTCTTGTTCAGCGGCACAAGCACGTCACGCAGCGCATCGTTGGAGGCATGCAGCGACACCGCCAGCGCCACCGGCACATCGTGCGCGAGACGGTCCATCATCGGCACCACACCTGAGGTGGATACCGTCACACGTCGGCGCGACAGGCCGTACGCGTTGTCGTCCAGCATCAAACGCAATGCGGGCACCAACGCATCGTAGTTCAGCAACGGCTCGCCCATACCCATCATCACGACGTTGGTGATGACGCGGTCATCCTTGGGGCCGCGGCTAAGTTGCTTGCGCATGGCGAATTCGGCCATCCAGAGCTGGCCGATGATCTCGCCCGAGCTGAGGTTGCGCGAGAACCCTTGCTTGCCGGTCGAACAGAACCGGCAATTGACGGCACATCCCGCCTGAGACGACACGCACAGTGTGCCGCGCGTCTCTTCCGGGATGTAGACCGTCTCGACGGCATTGCCTTGCCCCACGTCGACCAGCCACTTTCGTGTGCCGTCCGTCGAGAGGTGATCGGAAATGACCGCCGGCGCCTGGATGTTGGCGCGGGTCGCGAGCTTTTCGCGCAGCGACTTGGCGAGATCGGTCATCTCGCCAAAATCGGACGCGCCCGACTGGTGAATCCAGCGCTGCAATTGCTTGGCGCGGAACGACTTCTCGCCCAGGCTCTCGCAGTACGCGAGAAGGCCCTGTGCGTCGAAATCGAGGAGATTCACCACATCGTTCATGACTTGCAACCCGAAACCACCAATTCCAGTCTAGTGTTGACGCTTAGCGGCTGTAAATGTTCAGGCCGGGGAAGAAGAAAGCGACTTCCACAGCAGCCGTTTCAGCAGCGTCCGAACCGTGCACGGCGTTGGCGTCGATGCTGTCAGCGAAATCGGCGCGGATCGTGCCCTTCTCTGCCTTCTTCGGGTCGGTTGCACCCATCAGGTCACGGTTCTTGGCGATTGCGTTTTCGCCTTCCAGCGCTTGCACCATCACCGGGCCCGAGATCATGAAGTCAACCAGATCCTTGAAGAACGGGCGCTCCTTGTGCACAGCATAGAACTGCTCGGCTTCACCGCGCGACAGATGGATCATCTTGGCCGCAACGACCTTCAGGCCTGCGCCTTCGAAACGGGCGTAGATCTGACCGATGACATTCTTGGCCACTGCGTCCGGTTTGATAATCGAGAGGGTGCGTTCGATCGCCATTAAAAACTCCAAAAAATGAAGGTGTTACGTGAAAGATAAACGTTAGATTCTAACACGGGGCGCAGCCAGATTGGATGTCAAGCGGTGCAACCCCGCCTAGCGCCCAACTGCCGCGGAAGGCGATCCATGCATCACTCTGCGCGCCTCGCGCGACGTGACAAGGGGAACGGGCTTAGGATTGCCTTATTGAGAGCATAAAAAGTCACCCCGGAAGTGCCCTTTCCGACGCGATCATCGCCCGGACGCCGGAACCGCATGGCATCCTGCCCGCTCAAAGTAAGGACGACGCGACTTGCAAAAGCGCACTGTGGATGCCACATTCGCAACGTCGTCGCATTGTCTGCAATGTCATTCACCCAAGGAGTTCGCATGGACAACCAACTCAACACGTACGGTTTTGGCGCTTCCGGCACCGCCGGCGCGTTGGCCGTCCGCAACCGTGTGCTGCGCAATACTTATTGGCTGCTCGCGCTTTCGATGATCCCCACCATCCTCGGTGCGTGGATCGGCGTCACCACTGGCTTCAACCTGATGGGTGGCCGCCCGCTGATGGGCTTCATCATCTTCATGGCCGTGGCGTTTGGCTTCTTCTACGCCATCGAGCGCTTCAAGAACAGCGGCCTGGGTGTGGCATTACTGCTCGGCTTCACGTTCTTCATGGGGTTGATGCTGTCTCGCCTGATCGGCTTCACGCTCGGCAGCTACTCGAACGGCGCGGCGCTGATCATGACGGCATTCGGCGGCACGGCGATCATCTTCGGCGTGATGGCGACGGTGGCCACGGTCAGCAAGCGGGACTTCTCGGGCCTGGGCAAGTGGCTGTTCATGGGCGTACTGGTACTGATCGTCGCATCGGTGGCCAATATCTGGCTGCAAATGCCCGCGATGATGCTGACGATCTCGGTGCTGGCCATCGCGATCTTCTCGGCCTACATCCTGTTCGACGTGCAACGCGTCGTGAACGGCGGCGAGACCAACTACGTGACCGCCACGCTGGCGATCTACCTGGACGTCTACAACATCTTTACGAACCTGCTGGCGATCCTGGGGATCTTCGGCGGCAATCGGAACTAAGTACTCGCAGCGCGCTGGAAACAGCGCAGCGAAAAAAAACCGGCGCCTGGTGCGCCGGTTTTTCTTTGCCTGAGAGATACGCGATAGCGAATCAGTCGCGCTCAAACACTGCCATCGACTCCACGTGCGACGTGTGCGGGAACATGTTCACCACACCCGCCCCAGCCAGCCGGTAACCAGCTTCGTGCACCAGCAAGCCCGCGTCGCGCGCCAACGTCGCCGGGTTGCACGACACATAGACGATACGCTTAGGCAGGAGCGCCAGCGCGTCACCACCGCGTTGCGCCAACTCCGCCAACGCCTTCGAAACCGCCAGCGCCCCTTCGCGCGGCGGATCGACCAGCCAGCGGT
Proteins encoded in this window:
- the ndk gene encoding nucleoside-diphosphate kinase translates to MAIERTLSIIKPDAVAKNVIGQIYARFEGAGLKVVAAKMIHLSRGEAEQFYAVHKERPFFKDLVDFMISGPVMVQALEGENAIAKNRDLMGATDPKKAEKGTIRADFADSIDANAVHGSDAAETAAVEVAFFFPGLNIYSR
- the pilW gene encoding type IV pilus biogenesis/stability protein PilW, producing the protein MKRWSTAVSLVFTLAAAGCALPPPVQTQTREVSTVPDQKADIGRRAAIRLQLATQYLEAGQAATALEEIKNAIAIDPSVPGAYHIRALAYMNLGQREQADDSFRSALAATPQDGDLLNNYGWFLCSQGGKPDQGMAMLRQAIEAPAAGSPAKPWTNLGVCQMRQGDLDSAEKSLTRATYIDANSLLTNMTLAQLYYKRREYARAMPFVERVNSRGNPTAESLWLGARIARRVGDVSQQNAWSAQLQRRFPNAPEEAAFERGAWDD
- the rlmN gene encoding 23S rRNA (adenine(2503)-C(2))-methyltransferase RlmN; translation: MNDVVNLLDFDAQGLLAYCESLGEKSFRAKQLQRWIHQSGASDFGEMTDLAKSLREKLATRANIQAPAVISDHLSTDGTRKWLVDVGQGNAVETVYIPEETRGTLCVSSQAGCAVNCRFCSTGKQGFSRNLSSGEIIGQLWMAEFAMRKQLSRGPKDDRVITNVVMMGMGEPLLNYDALVPALRLMLDDNAYGLSRRRVTVSTSGVVPMMDRLAHDVPVALAVSLHASNDALRDVLVPLNKKYPLAELMAACRRYLEFAPRDFITFEYCMLDGVNDTVEHARELLRVVADVPCKFNLIPFNPFPESGLKRSNNEQIRRFSQVLLDAGIVTTIRKTRGDDIDAACGQLAGEVKDRTRLAERGKFGKIVEIPVVGADSTHRMGTA
- a CDS encoding Bax inhibitor-1/YccA family protein, which translates into the protein MDNQLNTYGFGASGTAGALAVRNRVLRNTYWLLALSMIPTILGAWIGVTTGFNLMGGRPLMGFIIFMAVAFGFFYAIERFKNSGLGVALLLGFTFFMGLMLSRLIGFTLGSYSNGAALIMTAFGGTAIIFGVMATVATVSKRDFSGLGKWLFMGVLVLIVASVANIWLQMPAMMLTISVLAIAIFSAYILFDVQRVVNGGETNYVTATLAIYLDVYNIFTNLLAILGIFGGNRN